One Xiphophorus maculatus strain JP 163 A chromosome 10, X_maculatus-5.0-male, whole genome shotgun sequence genomic region harbors:
- the LOC111609890 gene encoding protein FAM104A-like: protein MLTGNRKRRRSGESAEDQQLNPQPKRSGGGPCLLVSDLDSESSSSDSSNGTSSPERAAEASAGPSARHQKNCGRPEREDSAGSWQRRLHGHGQSAFYDHINRVLREAHFSSLQTRGWLGST, encoded by the exons ATGCTGACTGGTAACAG GAAGCGACGCCGTAGCGGTGAGAGCGCTGAAGATCAGCAGCTGAACCCGCAGCCCAAGAGATCAGGAGGGGGTCCCTGCCTGCTGGTGTCGGACCTGGACTCGGAG TCCTCCAGCAGCGACAGCAGCAACGGAACCAGCAGTCCAGAAAGGGCAGCTGAGGCCAGCGCCGGGCCGAGCGCGCGCCACCAGAAGAACTGCGGCAGACCGGAGCGTGAAGACTCAGCCGGCTCCTGGCAGCGCCGTCTCCATGGCCACGGGCAGAGCGCCTTCTACGACCACATCAACAGAGTCCTGCGGGAGGCGCACTTCAGCAGCCTGCAGACCAGAGGGTGGCTGGGCTCGacgtga
- the amz2 gene encoding archaemetzincin-2, producing MNVVQHSEEKLCRALVSKLPALAKLYGDYTEGERRFLEGGLHPGKRGSLFQPITLHSDSDWIVAHPEEPQDFEAFYRDPHRKTPDASHNTIYIQTIGSFGDEGLQTDQYVEWLRDYCQAFFCGLSVKLLPAVSVSETGCSFRVNSSSHNLQILTGDLLRYLRKRKPKDAFCIVGITMIDLYPKDSWNFVFGQASLSDGMGVFSFARYDDHFYSRNYAGRLKKKLQPRQGDFSVFQGYYTPPITSTLLLRSCKIITHEIGHMFGIKHCQWMNCIMQGSNHLEESDRRPLDLCAICLHKLQVAVGFKIADRYKALLCWMEDDESQLSEAEGASAHHSAVRFHKPTEAFNESRLWLRSCLDRLEIS from the exons ATGAACGTGGTCCAGCATTCTGAGGAGAAGCTCTGCAGGGCTTTAGTGTCTAAATTACCGGCTTTGGCTAAATTATACGGCGACTACACAGAAGGAGAAAGGCGCTTTCTGGAGGGAGGGCTGCACCCTGGGAAGCGAGGGTCTCTCTTCCAGCCCATCACTCTTCACTCTGACTCGGACTGGATCGTTGCTCATCCTGAGGAACCTCAAGACTTTGAGGCTTTCTATAGAGACCCTCACCGCAAGACGCCTGACGCAAGCCACAACACTATTTACATACAAACTATCG GTTCTTTTGGAGATGAGGGACTCCAGACAGACCAGTATGTTGAATGGCTCAGAGATTACTGCCAGGCCTTTTTCTGTGGGCTTTCTGTTAAGTTGCTTCCAGCAGTTAGTGTGTCTGAAACAGGATGCTCCTTTAGGGTGAACAGCAGCTCTCACAACCTGCAAATTCTCACAG GTGACTTGTTACGGTAtctgaggaaaagaaaaccaaaagatGCTTTCTGCATAGTTGGAATCACGATGATTGACCTCTACCCAAAGGACTCCTGGAACTTTGTGTTTGGTCAGGCTTCTCTCAGTGACG GGATGGGTGTGTTCAGCTTTGCCAGATATGACGACCACTTTTACTCCAGAAATTATGCTGGGAGGCTGAAGAAGAAGCTTCAGCCGAGGCAGGGAGATTTCTCTGTGTTCCAGGGATACTACACTCCACCCATCACCAGCACTCTGCTGCTTCGATCCTGCAAG ATCATTACCCATGAGATTGGCCATATGTTTGGAATAAAGCACTGCCAGTGGATGAACTGTATCATGCAGGGATCGAACCACTTGGAGGAGTCGGATCGTAGACCGCTGGACCTCTGTGCGATCTGCCTTCACAAGCTTCAGGTCGCAGTTGGATTTAAAATTGCTGACAGATACAAG GCTTTACTTTGCTGGATGGAAGACGACGAGAGTCAGCTGTCAGAAGCAGAGGGGGCGTCTGCTCACCATTCTGCTGTCCGTTTTCACAAACCCACCGAAGCCTTCAATGAATCCCGGCTGTGGCTCCGCAGCTGTTTGGACAGACTGGAAATAAGTTAG
- the LOC102221614 gene encoding monocarboxylate transporter 7 isoform X1 gives MKAIEADLLVHPFQLVKLFSLLQSMGLCRAKVTQFLGAKQYSKAPDGGWGWVVAVAFFLVEMFTYGIIKSFGIFLQDMMEEFGETNSRVSWIISICVFIMAFNSPLSSVMMNHFGFQFVVMIGGLLISTGTIATSFTSSLNQIYITYGVVTGLGYSLTFLPTVTILSKYFSRRRSLVTALASTGESLAMSALAPGFSVLRDQIGWRRTMAVIGALQSVIIVCGALLRPIIIKPRMPQSPNIDTSSPKELEALKKQENVDSLVLENFETTNGVLSLKDTCTPEENTSLDKEARLETAPNSQEKSKELETEKHNKDDEKKMYQEEGCNSGCTKQSAANSRLLDFSILKDCSFILYSLFGLFATLGFFAPPLYIIELSVNRGVEREQATYMLSIMAVAEIFGRFVIGWVLSQNVFKTRKLLVLLMCVVMMTVDLVGFTLVTNFYTLGLCCAVYGFFMGTLACTHIPMLAEDEVVGVERMSSAAGVYVFIQSFAGLGGPPLGGVLVDVTMDYGAAFYSCAVGMGLSAVFLGLVRPAKKGLPCRRRSPKHFAVEHERNPGYKEVRGEKKPDQTHTAHDCSETEDKGNVSQEGVKEVTTQY, from the exons atgaaggCAATTGAGGCCGATTTATTGGTACACCCCTTTCAATTAGTaaagcttttttctcttttgcagaGCATGGGACTGTGCAGAGCTAAAGTAACCCAGTTCCTGGGGGCCAAACAGTACTCCAAGGCCCCTGACGGAGGATGGGGGTGGGTGGTGGCTGTGGCGTTCTTCCTGGTGGAGATGTTCACATATGGCATCATTAAGAGCTTTGGGATCTTCCTCCAGGACATGATGGAGGAGTTTGGTGAGACCAACAGTCGGGTCTCGTGGATCATTTCCATCTGTGTGTTCATCATGGCCTTTAATA GTCCTCTCTCCTCAGTGATGATGAACCACTTTGGCTTCCAGTTTGTTGTTATGATTGGAGGATTACTAATATCCACTGGCACCATTGCAACCAGCTTTACCAGTTCACTCAATCAGATATACATCACCTATGGAGTAGTGACAG GTCTGGGCTACAGTCTGACTTTCCTGCCCACTGTGACCATCCTGTCAAAGTACTTCAGCCGTCGGCGCTCTCTGGTCACTGCTCTGGCTTCTACTGGGGAGTCCCTTGCAATGTCTGCCCTAGCTCCAG GCTTTTCTGTGTTAAGAGATCAAATTGGCTGGAGACGCACCATGGCAGTGATCGGAGCTCTGCAAAGCGTCATCATCGTCTGTGGTGCGCTGCTCCGGCCAATCATTATTAAACCCAGAATGCCCCAAAGCCCAAACATTGACACATCTTCCCCAAAGGAGCTGGAAGCACTCAAGAAACAAGAGAATGTAGACAGTTTGGTTCTTGAGAACTTTGAGACGACTAATGGTGTCCTGTCACTTAAAGACACCTGTACACCAGAGGAGAATACTTCACTGGACAAAGAGGCAAGGCTAGAGACGGCTCCAAACTCTCaggaaaaaagtaaagaactggaaacagaaaaacacaacaaagatgACGAAAAAAAGATGTACCAAGAAGAAGGATGCAACTCAGGCTGCACAAAGCAATCTGCTGCAAATTCTAGACTCCTAGACTTCTCCATCCTCAAAGACTGCAGTTTTATCCTCTACTCTCTGTTTGGACTGTTTGCCACTCTGGGTTTCTTCGCCCCTCCGCTCTACATCATCGAGCTGAGCGTGAACCGTGGCGTGGAGCGAGAGCAAGCCACCTACATGCTCTCCATCATGGCCGTGGCTGAAATCTTTGGACGATTCGTCATCGGGTGGGTCCTGTCCCAGAATGTGTTCAAGACAAGGAAGCTCCTGGTACTCCTGATGTGTGTGGTCATGATGACAGTGGACTTAGTGGGATTTACGCTGGTGACAAATTTTTACACTCTGGGTTTGTGCTGTGCTGTGTACGGGTTCTTCATGGGAACCCTGGCATGCACTCACATCCCCATGCTGGCAGAGGATGAGGTGGTGGGCGTGGAGAGGATGTCATCAGCTGCCGGTGTCTATGTGTTCATCCAGAGCTTTGCTGGACTGGGTGGGCCGCCACTTGGAG GTGTGCTAGTGGATGTAACTATGGACTATGGAGCGGCGTTCTACTCCTGCGCGGTGGGAATGGGACTGAGTGCTGTGTTCCTGGGACTTGTTAGACCTGCTAAAAAAGGGTTGCCCTGCAGGAGGAGAAGCCCGAAACACTTTGCAGTTGAACATGAAAGGAACCCTGGCTACAAGGAGGTGAGAGGAGAGAAGAAACCGGACCAAACTCACACGGCACACGACTGCTCTGAGACAGAAGACAAAGGGAACGTCAGTCAGGAAGGAGTCAAGGAGGTCACAACTCAATACTAA
- the LOC102221614 gene encoding monocarboxylate transporter 7 isoform X2, giving the protein MSNSQSMGLCRAKVTQFLGAKQYSKAPDGGWGWVVAVAFFLVEMFTYGIIKSFGIFLQDMMEEFGETNSRVSWIISICVFIMAFNSPLSSVMMNHFGFQFVVMIGGLLISTGTIATSFTSSLNQIYITYGVVTGLGYSLTFLPTVTILSKYFSRRRSLVTALASTGESLAMSALAPGFSVLRDQIGWRRTMAVIGALQSVIIVCGALLRPIIIKPRMPQSPNIDTSSPKELEALKKQENVDSLVLENFETTNGVLSLKDTCTPEENTSLDKEARLETAPNSQEKSKELETEKHNKDDEKKMYQEEGCNSGCTKQSAANSRLLDFSILKDCSFILYSLFGLFATLGFFAPPLYIIELSVNRGVEREQATYMLSIMAVAEIFGRFVIGWVLSQNVFKTRKLLVLLMCVVMMTVDLVGFTLVTNFYTLGLCCAVYGFFMGTLACTHIPMLAEDEVVGVERMSSAAGVYVFIQSFAGLGGPPLGGVLVDVTMDYGAAFYSCAVGMGLSAVFLGLVRPAKKGLPCRRRSPKHFAVEHERNPGYKEVRGEKKPDQTHTAHDCSETEDKGNVSQEGVKEVTTQY; this is encoded by the exons ATGAGCAACTCTCAG aGCATGGGACTGTGCAGAGCTAAAGTAACCCAGTTCCTGGGGGCCAAACAGTACTCCAAGGCCCCTGACGGAGGATGGGGGTGGGTGGTGGCTGTGGCGTTCTTCCTGGTGGAGATGTTCACATATGGCATCATTAAGAGCTTTGGGATCTTCCTCCAGGACATGATGGAGGAGTTTGGTGAGACCAACAGTCGGGTCTCGTGGATCATTTCCATCTGTGTGTTCATCATGGCCTTTAATA GTCCTCTCTCCTCAGTGATGATGAACCACTTTGGCTTCCAGTTTGTTGTTATGATTGGAGGATTACTAATATCCACTGGCACCATTGCAACCAGCTTTACCAGTTCACTCAATCAGATATACATCACCTATGGAGTAGTGACAG GTCTGGGCTACAGTCTGACTTTCCTGCCCACTGTGACCATCCTGTCAAAGTACTTCAGCCGTCGGCGCTCTCTGGTCACTGCTCTGGCTTCTACTGGGGAGTCCCTTGCAATGTCTGCCCTAGCTCCAG GCTTTTCTGTGTTAAGAGATCAAATTGGCTGGAGACGCACCATGGCAGTGATCGGAGCTCTGCAAAGCGTCATCATCGTCTGTGGTGCGCTGCTCCGGCCAATCATTATTAAACCCAGAATGCCCCAAAGCCCAAACATTGACACATCTTCCCCAAAGGAGCTGGAAGCACTCAAGAAACAAGAGAATGTAGACAGTTTGGTTCTTGAGAACTTTGAGACGACTAATGGTGTCCTGTCACTTAAAGACACCTGTACACCAGAGGAGAATACTTCACTGGACAAAGAGGCAAGGCTAGAGACGGCTCCAAACTCTCaggaaaaaagtaaagaactggaaacagaaaaacacaacaaagatgACGAAAAAAAGATGTACCAAGAAGAAGGATGCAACTCAGGCTGCACAAAGCAATCTGCTGCAAATTCTAGACTCCTAGACTTCTCCATCCTCAAAGACTGCAGTTTTATCCTCTACTCTCTGTTTGGACTGTTTGCCACTCTGGGTTTCTTCGCCCCTCCGCTCTACATCATCGAGCTGAGCGTGAACCGTGGCGTGGAGCGAGAGCAAGCCACCTACATGCTCTCCATCATGGCCGTGGCTGAAATCTTTGGACGATTCGTCATCGGGTGGGTCCTGTCCCAGAATGTGTTCAAGACAAGGAAGCTCCTGGTACTCCTGATGTGTGTGGTCATGATGACAGTGGACTTAGTGGGATTTACGCTGGTGACAAATTTTTACACTCTGGGTTTGTGCTGTGCTGTGTACGGGTTCTTCATGGGAACCCTGGCATGCACTCACATCCCCATGCTGGCAGAGGATGAGGTGGTGGGCGTGGAGAGGATGTCATCAGCTGCCGGTGTCTATGTGTTCATCCAGAGCTTTGCTGGACTGGGTGGGCCGCCACTTGGAG GTGTGCTAGTGGATGTAACTATGGACTATGGAGCGGCGTTCTACTCCTGCGCGGTGGGAATGGGACTGAGTGCTGTGTTCCTGGGACTTGTTAGACCTGCTAAAAAAGGGTTGCCCTGCAGGAGGAGAAGCCCGAAACACTTTGCAGTTGAACATGAAAGGAACCCTGGCTACAAGGAGGTGAGAGGAGAGAAGAAACCGGACCAAACTCACACGGCACACGACTGCTCTGAGACAGAAGACAAAGGGAACGTCAGTCAGGAAGGAGTCAAGGAGGTCACAACTCAATACTAA
- the LOC102221614 gene encoding monocarboxylate transporter 7 isoform X3: MGLCRAKVTQFLGAKQYSKAPDGGWGWVVAVAFFLVEMFTYGIIKSFGIFLQDMMEEFGETNSRVSWIISICVFIMAFNSPLSSVMMNHFGFQFVVMIGGLLISTGTIATSFTSSLNQIYITYGVVTGLGYSLTFLPTVTILSKYFSRRRSLVTALASTGESLAMSALAPGFSVLRDQIGWRRTMAVIGALQSVIIVCGALLRPIIIKPRMPQSPNIDTSSPKELEALKKQENVDSLVLENFETTNGVLSLKDTCTPEENTSLDKEARLETAPNSQEKSKELETEKHNKDDEKKMYQEEGCNSGCTKQSAANSRLLDFSILKDCSFILYSLFGLFATLGFFAPPLYIIELSVNRGVEREQATYMLSIMAVAEIFGRFVIGWVLSQNVFKTRKLLVLLMCVVMMTVDLVGFTLVTNFYTLGLCCAVYGFFMGTLACTHIPMLAEDEVVGVERMSSAAGVYVFIQSFAGLGGPPLGGVLVDVTMDYGAAFYSCAVGMGLSAVFLGLVRPAKKGLPCRRRSPKHFAVEHERNPGYKEVRGEKKPDQTHTAHDCSETEDKGNVSQEGVKEVTTQY; encoded by the exons ATGGGACTGTGCAGAGCTAAAGTAACCCAGTTCCTGGGGGCCAAACAGTACTCCAAGGCCCCTGACGGAGGATGGGGGTGGGTGGTGGCTGTGGCGTTCTTCCTGGTGGAGATGTTCACATATGGCATCATTAAGAGCTTTGGGATCTTCCTCCAGGACATGATGGAGGAGTTTGGTGAGACCAACAGTCGGGTCTCGTGGATCATTTCCATCTGTGTGTTCATCATGGCCTTTAATA GTCCTCTCTCCTCAGTGATGATGAACCACTTTGGCTTCCAGTTTGTTGTTATGATTGGAGGATTACTAATATCCACTGGCACCATTGCAACCAGCTTTACCAGTTCACTCAATCAGATATACATCACCTATGGAGTAGTGACAG GTCTGGGCTACAGTCTGACTTTCCTGCCCACTGTGACCATCCTGTCAAAGTACTTCAGCCGTCGGCGCTCTCTGGTCACTGCTCTGGCTTCTACTGGGGAGTCCCTTGCAATGTCTGCCCTAGCTCCAG GCTTTTCTGTGTTAAGAGATCAAATTGGCTGGAGACGCACCATGGCAGTGATCGGAGCTCTGCAAAGCGTCATCATCGTCTGTGGTGCGCTGCTCCGGCCAATCATTATTAAACCCAGAATGCCCCAAAGCCCAAACATTGACACATCTTCCCCAAAGGAGCTGGAAGCACTCAAGAAACAAGAGAATGTAGACAGTTTGGTTCTTGAGAACTTTGAGACGACTAATGGTGTCCTGTCACTTAAAGACACCTGTACACCAGAGGAGAATACTTCACTGGACAAAGAGGCAAGGCTAGAGACGGCTCCAAACTCTCaggaaaaaagtaaagaactggaaacagaaaaacacaacaaagatgACGAAAAAAAGATGTACCAAGAAGAAGGATGCAACTCAGGCTGCACAAAGCAATCTGCTGCAAATTCTAGACTCCTAGACTTCTCCATCCTCAAAGACTGCAGTTTTATCCTCTACTCTCTGTTTGGACTGTTTGCCACTCTGGGTTTCTTCGCCCCTCCGCTCTACATCATCGAGCTGAGCGTGAACCGTGGCGTGGAGCGAGAGCAAGCCACCTACATGCTCTCCATCATGGCCGTGGCTGAAATCTTTGGACGATTCGTCATCGGGTGGGTCCTGTCCCAGAATGTGTTCAAGACAAGGAAGCTCCTGGTACTCCTGATGTGTGTGGTCATGATGACAGTGGACTTAGTGGGATTTACGCTGGTGACAAATTTTTACACTCTGGGTTTGTGCTGTGCTGTGTACGGGTTCTTCATGGGAACCCTGGCATGCACTCACATCCCCATGCTGGCAGAGGATGAGGTGGTGGGCGTGGAGAGGATGTCATCAGCTGCCGGTGTCTATGTGTTCATCCAGAGCTTTGCTGGACTGGGTGGGCCGCCACTTGGAG GTGTGCTAGTGGATGTAACTATGGACTATGGAGCGGCGTTCTACTCCTGCGCGGTGGGAATGGGACTGAGTGCTGTGTTCCTGGGACTTGTTAGACCTGCTAAAAAAGGGTTGCCCTGCAGGAGGAGAAGCCCGAAACACTTTGCAGTTGAACATGAAAGGAACCCTGGCTACAAGGAGGTGAGAGGAGAGAAGAAACCGGACCAAACTCACACGGCACACGACTGCTCTGAGACAGAAGACAAAGGGAACGTCAGTCAGGAAGGAGTCAAGGAGGTCACAACTCAATACTAA
- the arsg gene encoding arylsulfatase G: MVRPVSQLLQTVTLLSGLMIYTVSQRGAEKKPNFIIMLADDIGWGDLDVNQPEKYTNNTPNLNQMAHQGLRLTDYHSPASTCSPSRAAILTGRYGLRNGVTHNFGVNSVAGLPLSEVTLAQLLQQAGYYTAVIGKWHLGHNGPYSPNNRGFDYYFGIPYSNDMGCTDTPGYDLPLCLPCVSSEPQVIRQRRSFHGGCYSKVGLPLVENSSIVEQPLNLWALTEKYRSAALRIIQSARARAQPYLLLVASAHMHVPLAPAVAEPSGDEVYAASLRELDGLVGALKAAADETDRGNTLIWFTGDNGPWEEKCQFAGSVGPFTGKWQTSKGGGSAKRTTWEGGHRVPTVVYWPGRIPANTTSSALLSGMDIFPTVLSLAGVAPPADRRYDGIDASGVLLRGEKSGHEFLFHPNSGAAGKFGDLQTVRAGKHKAFYITGGAAACSGSTGQEQLHDPPLIFDLDREEAEETPLQFATAEYRAIAERVARKREELLWDIATDGSVSTADYSQDESAAPCCDRRQAVCRCHTVCRGPEETLITGTRNGP, encoded by the exons ATGGTCAGGCCTGTATCTCAGCTGCTCCAGACTGTGACGTTGCTTTCTGGGCTGATGATCTACACAGTTTCACAAAGAGGAGCAGAAAAGAAGCCAAACTTTATCATCATGCTGGCAGATGATATAGGCTGGGGAGACCTAGATGTTAACCAACCagagaaatacacaaataatACACCAAACCTCAACCAGATGGCCCATCAAGGGCTCAG ATTAACAGACTACCACTCCCCTGCTTCCACCTGCTCTCCATCGCGTGCTGCTATCCTGACCGGCCGCTATGGCCTCAGAAATGGAGTGACTCATAACTTTGGTGTGAACTCTGTGGCTGGCCTGCCTCTGTCTGAAGTCACTTTGGCCCAGTTGCTGCAGCAGGCCGGTTACTACACCGCTGTTATAGGGAAATGGCACCTCGGACACAACGGACCTTACAGTCCAAACAACAGAG GATTCGATTATTACTTCGGCATTCCCTACAGTAATGACATGGGCTGTACTGATACACCAGGATATGATCTACCCCTGTGTCTCCCTTGTGTTTCATCAGAACCTCAAGTGATCAG ACAGAGGAGGAGTTTTCACGGTGGCTGTTATTCCAAGGTGGGACTTCCTCTGGTTGAAAACAGCTCCATTGTGGAGCAGCCGCTGAACCTCTGGGCGCTAACAGAGAAGTACAGATCTGCTGCTCTCAGGATTATACAAAGTGCAAG GGCCCGAGCACAGCCGTATCTCCTCCTGGTGGCGTCGGCTCACATGCACGTCCCTCTCGCCCCCGCGGTGGCAGAGCCTTCAGGCGACGAGGTGTACGCCGCCAGCCTGCGGGAACTGGACGGTCTGGTCGGGGCATTAAAGGCTGCCGCCGATGAGACGGATAGAGGGAATACTCTAATCTGGTTCACTG GTGACAACGGCCCGTGGGAAGAAAAGTGCCAGTTTGCAGGGAGCGTTGGGCCTTTCACTGGAAAATGGCAGACCAGCAAAG GCGGCGGATCAGCTAAGCGGACTACATGGGAGGGCGGTCACAGGGTGCCAACTGTGGTGTACTGGCCAGGCAGGATCCCTGCAAACACCACCAGCTCAGCGCTGCTCAG TGGTATGGACATCTTTCCAACAGTTCTGTCTCTGGCAGGCGTAGCGCCCCCTGCAGACAGGCGTTACGATGGAATCGATGCCAGCGGCGTTCTGCTGCGCGGCGAAAAGTCTGGTCACGAG TTCCTCTTCCACCCCAACAGTGGCGCTGCAGGAAAGTTCGGGGACTTGCAAACAGTTCGAGCCGGAAAACACAAAGCTTTCTACATCACAG GTGGAGCAGCAGCTTGCAGCGGCAGCACTGGCCAGGAGCAGCTCCACGATCCACCTCTGATATTTGACTTGGATCGTGAAGAAGCCGAGGAAACACCCCTGCAGTTCGCCACAGCTGAGTACAGGGCGATTGCAGAGAGGGTAGCCCGCAAAAGAGAGGAACTCCTGTGGGACATCGCCACTGATGGATCGGTGTCCACAGCGGACTACAGCCAAGATGAATCAGCGGCGCCGTGCTGTGATCGGAGACAGGCCGTGTGTCGATGCCACACCGTGTGCAGAGGCCCGGAAGAAACATTAATAACAGGCACAAGGAACGGGCCATGA